A single genomic interval of Microbacterium sp. zg-Y1090 harbors:
- a CDS encoding Na+/H+ antiporter subunit A — protein sequence MLLLLGAFAILPLTLPWLVGRIGARAFYVAAILPLVAFAHTLTLAPDVFGGRTPFETFSWIPALDISVSMRMDTLGWVMALVVTGVGALVMIYCRWYFDGKRDGVGQFCAVLLAFAGAMYGLVLTDDIVVLVMLWEVTSVLSYLLIGFYHRRGASRRAALQALLVTTLGGLVMLIGVVLMVVATGTTSLSGILALAPTGPVIDAALVLMLVGALSKSAIFPFHFWLPGAMAAPTPVSAYLHAAAMVKAGIYLIARLAPVFALAAPWRPIVIGLGILTMLIGGLQALRESDLKRVLAFGTVSQLGMLTAVLGYGTRDTALAGLALLISHALFKSALFLVVGVIDRQLSTRDIAELSGVGRQAPTLAAFSIIAVASMAGVIPTIGFVAKEAALTAFLHEGLGGQVWAWVGLVGLVLGSILTAAYGIRFVWGAFWTKKDAIGEPMPRTEWPDPPIGFLGAPVVLAGLTLVAGLAAPLMDSALATYADTAPVASPGVTAPDHVYHLALWHGLEPALFLSLGSIAVGAVLFWLVIRFRAPKRLLPFTAADAYNAVLRGIARMAVFTVTVTQRGSLPVYVGTIFVVLVAAEGTALLASPQWRISLDAWQSPTQLLVAPVMIIAGIVAVRARKRYTGVVLVSVTGLGMVTLFATSGAPDLALTQVLVETVTLVAFALVLRRIPARLGEHNASVLPVARAVLAVAVGVTMAAVAVVATGARVAEPISAVFPELAYELGHGKNVVNVTLVDLRGWDTMGELSVLILAATGVASLVFVTHRADTLSRAVSPLPNLAVRTRRPLVETDEGPRPQTADNRGAPRTWLVGGQRVRPENRSIMLEVIVRILFHTIMLVSIYLLFAGHNLPGGGFAGGLVAGMGLVMRYVAGGRYELGAAAPTDAGRLLGVGMALAVGTAVVPLLFGEAPLTSTFWEAKLPVLGHVEFVTSTIFDVGVYLVVIGLVLDVLRSLGAEVDRQTQELREKGVLSS from the coding sequence ATGCTGCTCCTCCTCGGCGCGTTCGCGATCCTCCCGCTGACGTTGCCGTGGCTGGTCGGCCGCATCGGCGCCCGCGCGTTCTACGTCGCCGCGATCCTCCCACTGGTGGCGTTCGCGCACACCCTGACGCTGGCTCCCGACGTGTTCGGCGGGCGCACCCCGTTCGAGACGTTCTCGTGGATTCCGGCGCTGGACATCTCGGTGTCCATGCGCATGGACACCCTCGGGTGGGTCATGGCCCTGGTCGTCACCGGGGTCGGCGCGCTCGTGATGATCTACTGCCGCTGGTACTTCGACGGCAAGCGTGACGGCGTCGGACAGTTCTGCGCAGTGCTGCTGGCCTTCGCCGGCGCGATGTACGGCCTCGTCCTCACCGACGACATCGTCGTGCTCGTGATGCTCTGGGAGGTCACCAGCGTCCTGTCCTACCTGCTCATCGGCTTCTACCATCGACGCGGCGCCAGCCGCCGTGCCGCACTGCAGGCGCTCCTCGTGACCACCCTCGGCGGTCTCGTCATGCTGATCGGCGTCGTGCTGATGGTGGTCGCGACCGGGACGACGAGTCTCTCCGGCATCCTGGCGCTCGCCCCGACCGGTCCGGTGATCGACGCCGCGCTGGTGCTCATGCTCGTCGGCGCCCTCAGCAAGTCGGCGATCTTCCCCTTCCATTTCTGGCTGCCCGGCGCCATGGCCGCACCCACCCCGGTGAGTGCGTACCTGCACGCGGCGGCCATGGTGAAAGCCGGCATCTACCTCATCGCGCGTCTGGCCCCGGTGTTCGCCCTCGCAGCGCCCTGGCGCCCGATCGTGATCGGGCTCGGCATCCTGACCATGCTGATCGGCGGACTGCAGGCCCTGCGCGAGTCGGACCTCAAGCGCGTTCTCGCCTTCGGCACCGTCAGTCAGCTCGGCATGCTCACCGCCGTCCTGGGCTACGGCACGCGCGATACGGCGCTGGCGGGCCTGGCGCTGCTGATCAGCCACGCGCTGTTCAAGTCGGCCCTCTTCCTCGTGGTCGGCGTCATCGACCGCCAGCTGTCCACCCGAGACATCGCGGAGCTGTCGGGAGTCGGGCGCCAGGCGCCGACACTGGCGGCGTTCTCGATCATCGCCGTCGCCTCGATGGCCGGCGTCATCCCGACCATCGGGTTCGTCGCCAAGGAAGCAGCCCTCACCGCCTTCCTCCACGAGGGGCTGGGTGGCCAGGTGTGGGCGTGGGTCGGTCTCGTCGGTTTGGTTCTCGGTTCCATTCTGACCGCGGCATACGGCATCCGATTCGTCTGGGGCGCGTTCTGGACCAAGAAGGATGCCATCGGCGAGCCCATGCCGCGAACGGAATGGCCAGACCCGCCGATTGGATTCCTCGGCGCCCCCGTCGTGCTGGCCGGCCTCACACTGGTCGCGGGACTGGCCGCCCCGCTCATGGACAGCGCGCTGGCGACCTACGCCGACACGGCGCCCGTCGCGAGCCCGGGGGTGACGGCGCCCGATCACGTGTACCACCTCGCCCTCTGGCACGGCCTGGAGCCGGCCCTGTTCCTCTCGCTCGGATCGATCGCCGTCGGCGCCGTGCTCTTCTGGCTCGTCATCCGGTTCCGCGCACCCAAGCGGCTGCTCCCTTTCACCGCCGCCGACGCGTACAACGCGGTGCTGCGCGGGATCGCCCGGATGGCCGTGTTCACGGTGACCGTGACCCAGCGAGGATCGCTTCCGGTGTACGTGGGCACGATCTTCGTGGTGCTGGTCGCCGCGGAGGGCACGGCGCTGCTGGCGTCCCCGCAGTGGCGCATCAGCCTCGATGCCTGGCAGTCACCGACACAGCTGCTCGTCGCGCCGGTCATGATCATCGCCGGCATCGTCGCCGTGCGCGCCCGCAAGCGCTACACCGGCGTCGTGCTCGTGTCGGTCACCGGGCTCGGCATGGTGACCCTCTTCGCCACGAGCGGCGCCCCCGACCTCGCCCTCACGCAGGTGCTGGTCGAGACGGTCACCCTCGTCGCCTTCGCGCTCGTGCTGCGCCGCATCCCCGCCCGCCTGGGCGAGCACAACGCCTCGGTGCTCCCCGTGGCGCGCGCCGTGCTGGCCGTCGCGGTGGGCGTCACCATGGCCGCCGTCGCCGTCGTCGCGACCGGCGCCCGGGTGGCAGAGCCGATCTCGGCGGTGTTCCCCGAGCTCGCCTACGAGCTCGGTCACGGCAAGAACGTCGTCAACGTCACCCTCGTCGACCTGCGCGGCTGGGACACGATGGGCGAGCTCTCGGTGCTGATCCTCGCGGCCACCGGTGTGGCATCCCTCGTCTTCGTCACGCATCGCGCCGACACGTTGTCGCGCGCGGTCTCGCCGCTGCCCAACCTCGCGGTGCGCACGCGCCGGCCGCTCGTCGAGACCGACGAGGGACCGCGGCCGCAGACGGCGGACAACCGGGGTGCCCCGCGCACGTGGCTCGTGGGCGGGCAGCGGGTGCGGCCCGAGAACCGCTCGATCATGCTCGAAGTGATCGTGCGCATCCTCTTCCACACGATCATGCTCGTGTCGATCTACCTGCTGTTCGCCGGGCACAACCTGCCCGGTGGCGGCTTCGCCGGTGGTCTGGTCGCCGGTATGGGCCTCGTCATGCGCTACGTCGCCGGCGGCCGCTACGAACTCGGCGCGGCCGCGCCCACCGATGCCGGGCGCCTGCTCGGCGTGGGCATGGCGCTGGCGGTCGGCACCGCCGTCGTGCCGCTGCTCTTCGGTGAGGCGCCGCTGACGAGCACGTTCTGGGAAGCGAAGCTGCCCGTGCTCGGCCACGTCGAGTTCGTGACCTCGACGATCTTCGATGTCGGCGTGTACCTCGTGGTCATCGGTCTGGTGCTCGACGTGCTGCGCAGCCTCGGCGCGGAGGTCGACCGGCAGACGCAGGAGCTGCGGGAGAAGGGGGTGCTGTCGTCATGA
- a CDS encoding Na(+)/H(+) antiporter subunit C translates to MTVSFTLVIIMGALFAAGVYAMLERSLTRVLIGFLLLGNAANLFLLIVMGRPGTAPFFGAADAEQMSDPLPQALTLTAIVITFAVSAFLLALIYRSWQLGQADTVEDDEEDVAVRERSATDEDSMDDEVDEEDDDATTDFVGVETAPITVLHAKDVPGLRDDAPTDRPARGGDR, encoded by the coding sequence ATGACCGTCTCCTTCACCCTCGTCATCATCATGGGCGCTCTGTTCGCCGCCGGGGTGTATGCGATGCTCGAGCGCAGCCTCACCCGTGTGCTCATCGGCTTCCTGCTGCTGGGCAACGCGGCGAACCTGTTCCTGCTCATCGTCATGGGCCGGCCGGGCACGGCCCCGTTCTTCGGGGCCGCCGATGCCGAGCAGATGAGCGACCCGCTGCCGCAGGCGCTCACCTTGACGGCCATCGTCATCACCTTCGCCGTCTCGGCCTTCCTCCTCGCCCTCATCTACCGCTCCTGGCAGCTCGGCCAGGCCGACACCGTCGAGGACGACGAAGAGGACGTCGCCGTGCGAGAGCGCAGCGCCACCGATGAGGACTCGATGGACGACGAGGTCGACGAGGAGGACGACGACGCGACGACGGACTTCGTCGGCGTCGAGACCGCACCCATCACGGTGCTGCACGCGAAGGACGTCCCCGGCTTGCGCGACGACGCCCCCACCGATCGCCCGGCCCGCGGAGGTGACCGATGA
- a CDS encoding Na+/H+ antiporter subunit D, with protein MSALVPLLVALPLLGAAVALIAGRHRRTQVAVSTLTLTLVCIIAAVLLVAVDSSDLPIAVSVGGWPIPFGIVLYVDRLAALLVMVSSIVLLAVLLFSVGQGAADGDDETPVSIFHPSYLILAAGIFNAFIAGDLFNLYVGFEILLVASYVLITLGGTESRIRTGVVYIVVSLVSSILFLSAIAAIYGALGTVNMAQLSQRMGELPQETQLVLHLLLLVAFSIKAAIFPLSFWLPDSYPTAPAPVTAVFAGLLTKVGVYAMIRTETQIFRDNDVNTLLLIVALATMIVGVLGAVAQAELKRILSFTLVSHIGYMVFGLAIATPAAIGATVYYTVHHIVVQTTLFLAVGLVERRAGSTSILKVRGLMRAAPLLAVLYFIPAINLGGLPPFSGFIGKFALFDAAASVGTPLMIVLIVGGIITSLLTLYALMRAWNLSFWREDEDDHAEAETEDRLSYLGGAPAAAAQTRRRVIPRIMTAATTGMVVLTVSLTVFAGPLYDVCTRIGASLMDPVTLVQLEEGTQR; from the coding sequence ATGAGCGCCCTCGTGCCCCTGCTGGTCGCCCTGCCGCTGCTCGGTGCCGCCGTCGCGCTCATCGCGGGGCGCCACCGCCGCACCCAGGTCGCGGTCTCCACCCTCACGCTGACGCTGGTGTGCATCATCGCCGCCGTGCTGCTGGTCGCCGTGGACTCCTCGGACCTCCCCATCGCCGTATCGGTGGGCGGATGGCCGATCCCCTTCGGCATCGTGCTGTACGTCGACCGCCTCGCGGCGCTGCTGGTGATGGTCTCGAGCATCGTTCTGCTCGCCGTGCTGCTGTTCTCGGTGGGACAGGGCGCGGCCGACGGCGATGACGAGACCCCGGTGTCGATCTTCCACCCGTCGTACCTGATCCTCGCGGCCGGTATCTTCAACGCCTTCATCGCCGGTGACCTGTTCAACCTCTACGTCGGGTTCGAGATCCTGCTGGTCGCCTCGTACGTGCTGATCACGCTGGGCGGCACCGAGTCGCGCATCCGCACGGGCGTGGTCTACATCGTCGTCTCGCTGGTGTCGTCGATCCTCTTCCTCTCCGCCATCGCCGCGATCTACGGAGCGCTGGGCACGGTGAACATGGCGCAGCTGTCGCAGCGGATGGGGGAGCTGCCGCAGGAGACCCAGCTGGTGCTGCACCTGCTGCTGCTCGTCGCCTTCAGCATCAAGGCCGCCATCTTCCCGCTGTCGTTCTGGCTGCCGGACTCCTACCCGACCGCGCCCGCGCCGGTGACGGCGGTGTTCGCGGGCCTGCTGACCAAGGTCGGCGTCTACGCGATGATCCGCACCGAGACGCAGATCTTCCGCGACAACGACGTCAACACCCTCCTGCTCATCGTCGCGCTGGCCACGATGATCGTGGGGGTGCTGGGTGCCGTCGCGCAGGCGGAGTTGAAGCGCATCCTCTCGTTCACCCTCGTCAGCCACATCGGCTACATGGTGTTCGGGCTCGCGATCGCGACCCCCGCCGCGATCGGCGCGACCGTGTACTACACGGTCCACCACATCGTCGTGCAGACGACGCTCTTCCTCGCGGTGGGACTGGTGGAGCGCCGGGCGGGGTCCACATCGATCCTCAAGGTGCGCGGACTCATGCGCGCCGCCCCACTGCTGGCGGTGCTCTACTTCATCCCCGCGATCAACCTGGGCGGGCTCCCGCCGTTCTCCGGGTTCATCGGCAAGTTCGCGCTGTTCGACGCCGCGGCATCCGTCGGCACCCCGCTCATGATCGTCCTGATCGTCGGCGGCATCATCACCAGCCTGCTCACGCTGTACGCCCTGATGCGCGCCTGGAACCTGTCGTTCTGGCGCGAGGACGAAGACGACCACGCCGAGGCCGAGACCGAGGATCGCCTGTCGTATCTCGGCGGCGCCCCCGCGGCCGCCGCGCAGACGCGCCGACGTGTGATCCCGCGCATCATGACCGCCGCGACGACGGGCATGGTCGTGCTCACCGTCTCGCTGACGGTGTTCGCCGGACCGCTCTATGACGTGTGCACGCGCATCGGCGCGTCTCTCATGGACCCGGTGACCCTCGTGCAGCTCGAGGAGGGGACGCAGCGATGA
- a CDS encoding Na+/H+ antiporter subunit E, protein MSPHRSTVLTQLWRQLPFFVWLIALWMLLWGQFTPLAFVTGLAVAVFVTRVFRLPPVELSGRVNLWYGLVFLLTFFGAVVRGSLLVAWQVVDPRRYPGTAIVAVPLRTDDDLIMTHVGVTASLIPGSLVVEADRDRRILYLHVIGVDSEADVVKQRTAIQGWEARIVRAVGSRAQLEKIRAAGVTSPQQGGTPV, encoded by the coding sequence ATGAGTCCCCACCGGTCCACCGTCCTCACCCAGCTGTGGCGACAGCTGCCCTTCTTCGTCTGGCTGATCGCCCTGTGGATGCTGCTGTGGGGCCAATTCACGCCGCTGGCGTTCGTCACCGGGCTGGCCGTGGCGGTCTTCGTCACCCGGGTGTTCCGCCTGCCGCCGGTGGAGCTGTCGGGCCGCGTGAACCTCTGGTACGGCCTGGTGTTCCTGCTGACGTTCTTCGGCGCCGTCGTGCGCGGCTCGCTGCTCGTGGCGTGGCAGGTCGTCGACCCGCGACGCTACCCCGGCACCGCCATCGTCGCGGTGCCGCTGCGCACCGACGACGACCTGATCATGACGCACGTCGGAGTGACCGCCTCCCTCATCCCGGGGTCGCTGGTGGTCGAGGCCGACCGTGACCGCCGCATCCTCTACCTCCACGTCATCGGCGTGGACAGCGAAGCCGATGTGGTCAAGCAGCGCACCGCCATCCAGGGCTGGGAGGCGCGCATCGTGCGCGCCGTGGGATCGCGGGCGCAGCTGGAGAAGATCCGCGCGGCGGGCGTGACGTCGCCGCAGCAGGGAGGCACGCCGGTATGA
- a CDS encoding monovalent cation/H+ antiporter complex subunit F, whose protein sequence is MNLLLVLIYGVFAVSGVLTLWRIIIGPSILDRAVASDVLLTLVMCLLGADMAINHHTRTLPVLLIIAAVGVFGSISIARFVARRDNTDR, encoded by the coding sequence ATGAACCTGCTGCTGGTGCTCATCTACGGGGTCTTCGCCGTCTCCGGCGTGCTGACCCTGTGGCGCATCATCATCGGCCCGTCGATCCTCGACCGGGCGGTGGCGTCGGACGTGCTGCTGACGCTCGTGATGTGCCTGCTGGGCGCCGACATGGCGATCAACCATCACACCCGCACCCTGCCGGTGCTGCTGATCATCGCCGCCGTCGGCGTCTTCGGCTCCATCTCGATCGCGCGGTTCGTCGCGAGAAGGGACAACACCGACCGATGA
- the mnhG gene encoding monovalent cation/H(+) antiporter subunit G: MNAVLDVLSMVLILLGALLCLTAAVGLLRFHDVPSRLHAATKPQVLGLILICLAVALSARSWAVVAFLVAIVLVQLATAPLSAHMVGRAAYRNGTLDRRSLFTDELAESRETPPAAGG; the protein is encoded by the coding sequence ATGAACGCCGTGCTGGATGTGCTCTCGATGGTGCTGATCCTCCTGGGCGCGCTGCTGTGCCTGACCGCAGCGGTGGGCCTGCTGCGGTTCCACGACGTGCCGTCGCGACTGCACGCGGCGACGAAGCCACAGGTTCTCGGTCTCATCCTCATCTGCCTGGCTGTGGCGCTGTCGGCGCGCTCCTGGGCGGTCGTGGCGTTCCTCGTCGCGATCGTGCTGGTGCAGCTGGCCACCGCACCGCTGTCGGCGCACATGGTCGGCCGCGCCGCCTACCGCAACGGCACGCTCGACAGGCGCTCGCTCTTCACCGACGAGCTGGCCGAGTCTCGCGAGACGCCGCCCGCCGCCGGCGGCTGA
- a CDS encoding alpha/beta hydrolase, with protein MPLDPYFAERLRTHRRYLIKSTLKSYRARWNRWWAEIREAVLPRASSGHRRPAPDAATAVPGATAAAGGGPLADGGVTAHPRAAAREAASAQPGVSHPRSARERHRRAALAWDRKELQAIGTPGPDLRTAEHIVPVRGFPSVKVRLYYPDVAEGQALPVWLTFFGGAFRIGGIDYPTTDAANRRRAADAGVVMAAVDYALAPEHRFPTQVEQAHAALLWLHENAASLGVDGRRMGVAGTSAGGSIAAALTIANRDRTHLPIGLQLLEVPVTDLTGRYVDLGATRALGIPSIVATREMRSIARTYLGEHGDARDPLASPMRAPSHEGLPDAVILTAQYDPLRSDGAAYGAKLRAAGVPASVVQYLGVTHDTPMFTGVLPAARRWHRDVVGTLRQLHAL; from the coding sequence ATGCCACTGGACCCGTACTTCGCGGAGCGGCTGCGCACGCATCGTCGGTACCTCATCAAGAGCACCCTGAAGTCCTACCGGGCGCGGTGGAACCGGTGGTGGGCGGAGATCCGCGAGGCCGTGCTGCCGCGCGCGTCGTCCGGGCACCGGCGCCCCGCACCGGATGCCGCGACTGCGGTGCCCGGGGCGACCGCTGCCGCCGGCGGTGGTCCACTCGCCGACGGCGGCGTGACCGCCCACCCGCGGGCGGCCGCGCGCGAGGCGGCATCCGCGCAACCGGGTGTCTCCCACCCCCGCAGCGCGCGCGAGCGGCATCGCCGGGCCGCGCTGGCCTGGGACCGCAAGGAGCTCCAGGCGATCGGCACGCCCGGTCCCGACCTGCGCACCGCGGAGCACATCGTGCCGGTGCGGGGGTTCCCCTCGGTCAAGGTGCGCCTGTACTACCCCGACGTCGCGGAGGGACAGGCTCTGCCGGTGTGGCTGACCTTCTTCGGTGGCGCCTTCCGCATCGGGGGCATCGACTATCCGACGACGGATGCCGCCAACCGCCGGCGCGCCGCGGATGCCGGGGTCGTCATGGCCGCCGTCGACTACGCGCTCGCGCCGGAACACCGCTTCCCCACACAGGTCGAGCAGGCCCACGCGGCCCTGCTGTGGCTGCACGAGAACGCGGCGTCCCTCGGTGTGGACGGACGGCGCATGGGCGTGGCGGGCACGTCGGCGGGCGGGTCGATCGCTGCGGCACTGACGATCGCCAACCGCGACCGCACGCACCTGCCGATCGGGCTGCAGCTTCTCGAGGTTCCCGTCACCGATCTGACCGGCCGGTACGTGGATCTGGGTGCGACGCGCGCGCTCGGCATCCCCAGCATCGTGGCGACACGGGAGATGCGCTCCATCGCCAGGACGTATCTCGGCGAGCACGGCGATGCCCGCGACCCGCTCGCATCGCCGATGCGCGCGCCCTCGCATGAAGGGCTGCCGGACGCGGTGATCCTGACGGCGCAGTACGACCCGCTGCGCAGCGACGGCGCCGCGTACGGCGCGAAGCTGCGCGCAGCCGGAGTGCCGGCCAGCGTGGTGCAGTACCTGGGCGTCACCCATGACACCCCGATGTTCACCGGGGTCCTCCCGGCGGCGCGACGCTGGCATCGGGATGTCGTGGGCACGTTGAGGCAGCTGCACGCGCTGTGA
- a CDS encoding glycosyltransferase family 2 protein: MTAASPAAPVRVSVVVPVFRPGAGFDDLIASLDRQTLQPHEFEVLLCDDGSGQPTQARLAEVARTRPHVRVLTLPHSGWPGAPRNAGVDAARGTYVQFVDQDDWLFDGALEDLCDYADRYDSDVIIGKEVGIGRRMPRQIFRDDIPRAVLGKDPILEVLTPHKMFRTSFLRAHGIRFPEGRVRLEDHLFVMQAYFAAATISVLASRPCYAWVKNDESASASRIDPVTYFPHLETVLDLVEANTEPGRQRDTLLRHWYRGKILNRLEGRRFVRYPPEYREEFLDVVTPISRARFGPGVDAGLAFPLRVRSALLREDRREDLLRFAEFEAGIGCRAEITAAKWTPRGALRLDVRVRFDAGPGEAPVFGPATARDAVAAGGAEATMSGAQGSDAVAATPRGAVWHPPAGLGADFLPVETRDAARDLKRDRVDLVLRDEAEGQEYAIPGTGRLTAGRARVTIDPISIFTRRDRTRGGSLVADVRHAGWSFRTPLRAEPGVLAALRRPPFLAGSLWRLTEGPDGTVELIRDGRSVGRVRDLAARAVRRARSLARRVVRRLPIRR, encoded by the coding sequence GTGACCGCCGCGTCTCCCGCCGCGCCGGTGCGCGTGAGCGTGGTCGTCCCGGTCTTCCGTCCCGGTGCCGGCTTCGACGATCTCATCGCCTCGCTGGATCGTCAGACGCTGCAGCCGCACGAGTTCGAAGTGCTGCTGTGCGACGACGGGTCGGGCCAGCCGACGCAGGCGCGACTGGCGGAGGTCGCCCGCACCCGCCCGCACGTGCGCGTGCTCACCCTGCCGCACAGCGGATGGCCGGGTGCGCCGCGCAACGCCGGCGTGGATGCCGCACGGGGAACGTACGTGCAGTTCGTCGACCAGGACGACTGGCTGTTCGACGGGGCGCTCGAGGATCTCTGCGATTACGCCGACCGCTACGACTCGGATGTCATCATCGGCAAGGAAGTGGGGATCGGCCGGCGGATGCCACGGCAGATCTTCCGCGATGACATCCCGCGCGCGGTGCTGGGCAAGGATCCCATCCTCGAGGTGCTCACGCCTCACAAGATGTTCCGCACGTCGTTCCTGCGCGCGCACGGCATCCGCTTTCCCGAAGGGCGCGTGCGGCTGGAGGATCACCTCTTCGTCATGCAGGCGTACTTCGCCGCCGCCACCATCTCCGTCCTGGCGAGCCGCCCCTGCTACGCGTGGGTGAAGAACGATGAGAGCGCCAGCGCATCGCGCATCGACCCGGTGACATACTTCCCCCACCTGGAGACGGTGCTCGATCTCGTCGAGGCGAACACCGAACCCGGCCGGCAGCGGGACACCCTGCTGCGCCACTGGTATCGCGGCAAGATCCTGAACCGGCTCGAAGGCCGGCGGTTCGTGCGCTATCCGCCCGAGTACCGCGAGGAATTCCTCGACGTGGTGACGCCCATCAGCCGCGCGCGCTTCGGCCCCGGCGTGGACGCCGGGCTGGCCTTCCCGCTGCGGGTGCGTTCCGCGCTGCTGCGCGAAGACCGGCGCGAAGACCTGCTGCGCTTCGCCGAGTTCGAGGCGGGCATCGGATGCCGGGCGGAGATCACCGCGGCCAAATGGACGCCGCGCGGTGCGCTGCGGCTCGACGTGCGCGTGCGCTTCGATGCCGGACCGGGGGAGGCGCCGGTGTTCGGGCCGGCGACCGCGCGGGACGCCGTCGCCGCGGGCGGGGCAGAGGCGACGATGTCGGGCGCCCAGGGGTCGGACGCGGTGGCTGCGACGCCGCGCGGTGCGGTGTGGCATCCGCCGGCCGGCCTCGGCGCCGATTTCCTCCCGGTCGAGACGCGGGATGCCGCGCGTGACCTCAAGCGCGACCGTGTCGACCTGGTGCTGCGCGACGAGGCCGAGGGTCAGGAGTACGCCATCCCGGGCACCGGCCGGCTGACGGCGGGCCGGGCGCGAGTCACGATCGATCCCATCAGCATCTTCACGCGGCGCGATCGCACCCGCGGCGGGTCGCTCGTCGCCGACGTGCGGCACGCGGGGTGGTCGTTCCGTACGCCGCTGCGCGCCGAGCCCGGAGTGCTCGCCGCGCTTCGCCGCCCGCCCTTCCTCGCCGGGTCGCTCTGGCGGCTGACGGAGGGGCCGGACGGAACGGTGGAACTGATCCGCGACGGTCGGTCGGTGGGGCGCGTCCGCGATCTCGCGGCCCGCGCGGTGCGCCGCGCGCGGTCGCTCGCGCGCCGGGTGGTCCGGCGGCTGCCGATCCGGCGCTGA
- a CDS encoding phytoene desaturase family protein: protein MSMLDAVVVGSGPNGLAAAVTLARAGLAVRVYERAAQAGGGSRTQELTLPGFRHDGCSAVHPLALASPFFRAFGLAQRIELLTPEVSFAHPLPGRAGIAYRDLERTAAELGRDGAAYRRLIGPLAARSLEVAQFTGSNLIGVPRHPLTAVLFGLRALAQGSPAWNAGFADEVAPAMITGVSAHAIVRQPSVVGAGAGLALQAHAHAGGWPIPRGGSQTIIDALIADLVAHGGEVVTDHEVTSLQELPRARATLLDVTPRALLHLAQGSLPSRYRRALRSFRYGNAAAKVDFALSGPVPWADPRVGLAGTVHLGGTRADIARAENDVAQGRHAAEPYVLVSQPSVLDDTRAPAGAQTLWTYTHVPAGSTVDQREAIIRTIERSAPGFRDLILDSRSVTAAQLPEENPNYIDGDISAGAATLPQLLRRPVLSTDPWRTPMPGVYLCGASTVPGPGVHGLSGWYAARSALRHTFRLPDAPSLAPSRDARRRGSDLDAE, encoded by the coding sequence ATGAGCATGCTCGATGCCGTCGTGGTCGGCTCCGGACCCAACGGCCTCGCGGCGGCCGTCACCTTGGCCAGGGCCGGACTGGCGGTGCGGGTCTACGAGCGCGCGGCGCAGGCCGGCGGCGGCTCGCGCACGCAGGAGCTGACCCTGCCCGGATTCCGGCACGACGGCTGCTCCGCGGTGCACCCCCTCGCCCTCGCTTCGCCCTTCTTCCGCGCGTTCGGGCTGGCGCAGCGCATCGAGCTGCTCACCCCCGAGGTGTCCTTCGCCCACCCGTTGCCGGGCCGCGCCGGCATCGCCTACCGCGACCTCGAACGCACGGCGGCGGAGCTCGGCCGCGACGGTGCGGCCTACCGGCGGCTGATCGGCCCCCTCGCGGCCCGCTCGCTGGAGGTCGCCCAGTTCACCGGATCGAACCTCATCGGGGTGCCGCGGCATCCGCTCACCGCCGTGCTCTTCGGACTTCGGGCGCTGGCACAGGGGTCACCGGCGTGGAATGCCGGCTTCGCCGACGAGGTGGCCCCGGCGATGATCACCGGAGTCTCCGCCCACGCCATCGTGCGGCAGCCGTCGGTGGTCGGAGCCGGTGCCGGCTTGGCGCTGCAGGCGCATGCGCACGCGGGCGGGTGGCCGATCCCCCGAGGCGGAAGCCAGACGATCATCGACGCCCTCATCGCCGACCTCGTCGCCCACGGCGGCGAAGTGGTCACCGACCACGAGGTCACGTCGCTGCAGGAGCTGCCCCGGGCACGGGCGACGCTGCTCGACGTCACGCCGCGGGCGCTGCTGCACCTGGCGCAGGGGTCCCTCCCCTCCCGCTACCGGCGGGCGCTGCGGTCGTTCCGGTACGGCAACGCCGCCGCGAAGGTGGACTTCGCGCTGTCGGGCCCCGTGCCCTGGGCGGATCCTCGCGTGGGCCTGGCGGGCACGGTGCACCTGGGCGGGACGCGGGCGGACATCGCCAGGGCCGAGAACGACGTCGCGCAGGGGCGCCATGCCGCCGAACCGTACGTGCTGGTCTCGCAGCCCTCCGTGCTGGATGACACGCGTGCCCCGGCGGGCGCGCAGACGCTGTGGACGTACACGCACGTGCCCGCGGGCTCGACGGTGGACCAGCGGGAGGCGATCATCCGCACCATCGAGCGGTCGGCACCCGGCTTCCGCGACCTCATCCTCGACAGCCGCAGCGTGACGGCGGCGCAGCTGCCGGAGGAGAACCCGAACTACATCGACGGCGACATCAGCGCCGGCGCCGCGACGCTGCCACAGCTGCTGCGTCGCCCGGTGCTGTCGACGGACCCGTGGCGCACCCCGATGCCGGGGGTGTACCTCTGCGGTGCGTCGACGGTGCCCGGCCCCGGAGTGCACGGCCTCTCCGGCTGGTACGCCGCCCGCTCGGCACTGCGCCACACCTTCCGTCTCCCCGACGCCCCATCCCTGGCCCCGAGCCGGGATGCGCGACGCCGAGGGAGCGACCTCGACGCCGAGTGA